The DNA window GGGACATCACCAGCCAGATGCTGGACGACCGGGGATATAAAGTAACAACGCTGTCCAACGGCCAGGAGGCGGTGGAGTATTACCGGGAACATTTCCAGGAAATAGACCTGGTGATCCTGGACATGATCATGCCCAAGATGAACGGGCACGAAGCATTTATTAAAATGAAGGAGATAAATCCCGGCGTCAAAGTGCTGCTTTCCTCGGGCTACAGCATAGAGGAGGAGGCCCAGGATCTCATGAACAGCGGGGTCAAGGGCTTTCTGCAGAAGCCCTACCGGCTGGCGGAGCTGACCCAGAAGATAAACCAGGCGATGGCTAATTAAGTTTACAGTTTGCAGTGTGTCACCCTGAGGATGGCAGACAGTGGGGCAAGCCGAATGGGTGAATACAGAAAGTGTGTCACCCGTTCAACCTGTTGGGCAGAAAGAGGTCTCAGGGTGACAGAGTTCAAAGAATAAAAGGTCTGTCACACTGAGAAGACATCGTTGCCTCGCAGATTGAATGTGTGAAGATAATAGATCGTCACCCGTTCGGCTTGCCGTTGGCCGAGTAGCCGTTGTCTCGATATGCATAAATGCTACTCGACAAACGGCAGTACCTGTGCTGAGTATATCGAAGCATCGAGGCCAGGCAGGCACGACAATCCTAGAATAAAAACCCCTTTGTGTGAGTAAAGAAGCCTGGATTCCCGCCTGCGCGGGAATGACACGATGGTCTTACCCCACCAAACACACAAAATGACGCTAAAATATTTAAAAAAACCCCCTTTGTGTCTCAGTGTCTCAGTGGTTAAAAAGCCGGGATTGCTTCACTTCGAAAGCAGCATAAGGTGCCGTCCTCAGTGCAGGCTCTTGTAAGCATCCAATGTCTCCTCGCAATGACGAAAGCAATGATAGAGTCTTGAAAATCCGTGTCCTCGTAAGTCCCTGGATTCCCGCCTGCGCGGGAATGACACCCAGAAAGAAAACCATTTGTGCCTTTGTGTCTTAGTGGTTAAAAAACAGGAGGAACCAAGATGAACAAACGTCAGGTCATGGAGAAGATCCCCTTTAAACTGCTGGCGGTGTTCGGGCTGCTGCTGGCGGCCATACTGGCCGGGGGATATCTTTATTACAAACAACAGAACGCCCAAACGGTCGAATACATAAAGAACGAACTGCAGACCATATCCGAATACAAAGTCAACCAGATATACGACTGGCGCAAAGAACGTTTCGGCGATGCATTTGTATTAACCTCCAGTGAAATACTCATCTTCTCGGTGCGGCGCTGGCTTAAGGATCCAACCGATAAAACCCTGTACAATTATATATACACCCGTCTGGACGCGTTCCGGATATACGATACTTACAAGGATGTGATCTTAGTGGACCCCGCCGGAAAGATCAGATTTTTCATGAATCAGAAAACCAACGAGAACATCAGCCCGTCAACGTTGTCCATAGTCAAAGAGGCGGTCCGGAAAAGGGAGATATTGTTCAGCGATTTTTATTACTGCGATAATTGCCAGGAGGTTAATTTGGACGTGGTGGCGCCGCTGTTCGACCAGAACGGCCTGGCGGCTACGGTCATCCTGAGGATAGATCCCAGTAAATTCCTGTACCCTTTCGTCCAAAGCTGGCCGAGACCCAGCCGGACCGGGGAAACAGTGCTGGTCCGCCGGGACGGCGATGAGGTTCTTTTCCTGAACGACTTGCGCCACCAGAAAAATGCGGCCTTAACCTTCCGCCTGCCGCTATCGGACACGCTTCTTCCGGCAACCATGGCGGTCCTGGGCCAGGAGGGCCTGGTGGAAGGCCTGGATTACAGGAAGGTTCCGGTGCTGGCTTCGATCAGACAGATCAAGGGCTCGTCTTGGTATATGGTGGTCAAAATAAACAAGGAAGAGATATATACCCCGCTTTATAGACAGAAGAGGAATATTGCCATCGCTGTCGTTGCATTGCTGGCGGCAACCTTTTTGGCTTTGGGTTTCCTATGGCAGTCCGACCGCAGGGGCTTTTACAAAAAACAGTATAAACAGGAGCTTGAGCGCCAGGCCCTGATCAAGCATTACGACTACCTGGCCAAGTACGCCAACGATATCATCCTGCTTTCCAACGACAAATACCAGCTGGTGGAGGTCAACGACCGGGCGGTGGAGGCCTACGGCTACAGCCGGGAGGAACTGATTGGGAAGAGCGCGGAAATATTCCGAAGCGAAGAAAGCAAGCCGCTGTTCAAACGGCAGATGGAGGAGATGCAAAAGAAAGGCGGGATGATCTTCGAAACGGTGCAACGGCGCAAGGACGGCTCCACCTTTCCGGTGGAGATCAGCGCCCGGCCCATGGAGATAGAGGGCAAAAGATACATGCAGGCCATAGTCCGGGACATTACCGAACGCAAGCAGTACGAATTGGCTATTAAAGAACGCAACCAAGAACTGAAGGCGGCCAACGAGGAGCTGCAGGTTGGCGAAGAGGAATTGCGGCATACCAATGAAGAATTGGAGAAGAATTATTGCGAGTTGGAGGCGGCCAACCAGCAGTTAACGGCCTCGGAGGAGGAGATAAAACAGTCGGCCGTCAAGTGGGCCATCACCTTTGACGCCATCATGGACGGGGTGTCTTTGCTCGATGCCGAGCAGAACATCCTACAGGCAAACAAGGCCTTTGCCGATTATCTGGGCCTGTCGTACGCCGACATCATCGGGCGCAAATGCTATGAACTGATCCATAGCGACGGCCGACCTGATGAGAACTGCCCCTTTGCCAGGATGATGCAAAGCAAGAAGCGGGAGACCATGGAGCTTTCCATTGGCGACCGGATATTTGACGTGCTGGTGGATCCGATCATCGGTCCAAGCGGGGCGATCACCAGTGCGGTCCACATTATAAGCGATATCACCGAGAGAAAGAAGGCCCAGGCTAAATTGCAGGAACAACTGTCCGAGCTGCAGCGCTGGCAGAACACCATGCTGGACCGGGAGGACCGGGTGATGGAGTTGAAGAAAGAGATCAACGAATTGTTGGCCAAGCTGGGTCAGCCCAAAAAATACGGGGAATGATACGTCATGCCGCCCCTACGGGGCTACCGACATGACGGCTTTACGAGCCTACATACATTGCGCTCCTACGGAGCTACGGAGTTGCATGGAGCATCATAGATGCGACATGGTTGTAACCCCCAAAGACCCGGCATACACGCCCAGCGTCGTAGACGCGAAATGGAAAACACCAACGGTTAGCATCATAGATGCGCCATGATTGTAACCCCAAAGATCCGGCATACACATCCCAGCGTCGTAGACGCGGAATGGAAAGACCAACTGGTAGCATCATAGATGCGCCATGATTGTAACCCCAAAGATCCGGCATACACGTCCTAGCGTCGTAGACGCGAAACGGAAAGATCAACGGGTAGCATCGTAGATGCGACATGGTTGTAACCCCAAAGACCCGGCATGCACGCCCAGCGTCGTAGACGCGGAATGGAAAGACCAACGTGTCCACATAACACCCCTACAGGTAGCATCATAGATGCGACATGGTTGTAACCCCAAAGATCCGACATGCACACCTAGCGCCGTAGGTGCGGAATGGAAGAAACCACAAGAAGGAAAGATACATGGCCAACACCTACACCCAGATATACATCCACACCGTCTTCGCCGTCCGCCACAGGCTGAACCTGATCCTGCCAGCCCACAGCGAGGAGATCCGGAAATACATGACCGGGGTGGTCACCAACCTGGGATCGAAACTCATTGCCATCAATAATATGCCCGATCATTTTCATCTGCTGATCGGCCTGCAGCCCGAGATATCGCTTTCCGAACTGATCGGCAAGGTTAAATCCGGCTCCTCGGGGTTTATCAACCAGCAACGGCTGGCGCCCGGCCGTTTTGAATGGCAGAAGGGTTTTGGGGCATTCTCCTATGCACGCTCGCAATTGGACACGGTGATCGGTTATGTAGATCGGCAGCAGGAGCATCACCGCAAAAAGACATTCATGGAAGAATATTTGGCCTTGCTGGCTGAATACGGGATAGATTACGACCAAAGGTATATTTTGAAGGAACCGGAATAATGTTGGGATTCGCCATGCCGCCCCTACGGGGCTACATACGTTACGCGCCGATGGTGCTACCGACATATCGGCTCTACGAGCCTACAAACATTTCGCGCCGATGGCGCTACCGACATACCGGCTCTACGAGCCTACAGGCAAATGGAGCATCGTAGATGCGACACGGTTGTAACCCCCAAAGACCCGGCATACATGCCCAGCGTCGTAGACGCGGCATGGAAAGGTCAACGGGCCCACATAACACCCCTACAAGTAGCATCATAGATGCGGAATGGTTGTCCCGAACCAAGGAGGAACCAAATGAGTAATCAGCAAAATAATCAAAAGGTCTCCGTTATACTGCTGGCAGTTGCAGCGCTTCTTTTCTCCATTAACCTCGCCGGCGCAGTGACCAACGATTTGCCCGCCAAGACCGCCGTTCCGGCAAGGCCAATATTGGTCTTCGGTAGCGACCAAGATTACCCGCCTTACGAATGGCTGGATAAAAACGGCCAGCCGCAGGGATTCAATGTCGACCTGATCCGCGCCATCGGCCAGGCGATGGGCTACGAGGTCACGGTCCGCTTGGGCCCCTGGGCCCGGATCCGCGAAGATCTGGAGATTCACGGCACCGTGGATGTGGCGGACATGTTTTTTACCGAACAACGGGCCAAAAGGGTGGATTTTGCAGAACCTTTCTGGGTGGTTCACGACGAGATCTTCGTACGGCAGGGTGAAAAAGAGATTAAGTCACTAGATGATCTGGCCGGACGGGAGGTTCTCTGCCAGGAGGGTGGTTCAATATATGACCTGTTGCGGGAGGATGTCCCGGCCGCCAAGCTGATACTGGTGGGTAGCGACCCGGAGGCTCTGCGCCGACTGGCCTCGGGCCGGCACGATTGCGCCGTGGTGGGCAGCGTGGTTGGGCGATACACGATTAATAGAAGCGGCTTGAGCAACCTGACTGCAACCAGCCAGCCGCTGTGGCCTAGGGATTACTGCTTTGTGACGGCCAAAGGCCGACCCCAACTGCTGGCCGATCTCAACCTGGGGCTGGCGATCCTTAAAGAGACCGGCCGCTTTGACGAAATTTACGACAAATGGTTCAAGGAATATCTTCCCCGCAAACCCTGGCTGGATAAATTCCTGAAATATCTGCCGTTACTGGCGTTCGGTTTGGCGGCGCTGGCCATCGCGGTGGCGGCTTGGATTTTAACCCTGCGGCACCAGGTTCGCGGACGAACCCAGAAATTGCAGAGAACCCTGCTACTGTTGAACGAGGCCCAGAGTATAACTAAATTGGGCGGCTGGGAATACGATGCGGCAACCCGGCGCGTCACCTGGACCGACGAGGTTTATCGCATTTACGGGGTGCCAAAAAATTACGACCCCGCCCAACCAGAACAGAACATACAATTTTACGCCCCCGAGGACCGGGCCCGGGTCACCGACGCATTCCGCCGGGCGGTGGAGCAGGGCGAATCCTATGATCTGGACCTGAGGCTTATCACCGCCCAAGGCGTTAAAAAGTGGGTTCGCACAATTGGACGGGCCGAGCGCCGTGGGGAAAAAATTGTACGGGTGTCCGGAAATATAATGGACATCACTGACCGCAAGCAGGCCAGTGAAGATCTGAAAGCCAGTAACCTGGAATTGATCTCAGCCAGAAATCAGACAGAAGAAGCCCTGCGGACCAGCGAACGCTCCCGGCTGGCGCTGTTGAGCGTGCTGGAGGACGAAAAGCAAACCGAGCAGGAACTGCGCGAAAGCGAAGAGCGATTCAGGGCCCTGCATAACGCCTCTTTCGGCGGAATAGCGATCCACGACAAAGGGAAGATACTGGAATGCAACCAGGGGCTCTCCGAAATCACCGGGTATTCCATGGAAGAACTGATCGGGATGGACGGAATGCTGCTTATCAACAAGGATTCCCGGGATCTGGTAATGGAGAACATTCTGGCCGGCTATGAAAAGCCCTATGAAGCTTTGGGTTTGCGCAAGAACGGAGAAACATACCCGATCCGACTGGAAGCCCGGAACATACCGTATAAAGGGAAAAGTGTCAGGACGGTGGAATTTCGGGACATCACCGAGCGTAATCGGGCGGAAGAAAAAATGAAGGGACAGCTGGCCGAGCTACAGCGCTGGCAGAACACCATGCTGGACCGGGAGGACCGGGTGATGGAGTTGAAAAAGGAAATAAACGAATTGCTGGAAAAATTGGGCCAGCCCAAAAAGTACGGGAAATGATACGCCATGCCGCCCCTACGGGGCTACAACCGTGGCGGCTCTACGAGCCTACAAACATGGCGCGCCGATGGCGCTACCGACGGGCGGTCCTACGGACCTTTGCAGCATCGTAGATGCGAAACGGTTGTAACCCCAGAGCCGGGCAGGCAGGTCTCAGCGTCGTAGACGCGACATGAAAACGTTCCAATGGACATTCACCAGGGAAACCATGGAGCATTATAGATGCGGGATACTTGCAACCTAGCAAAAAGAAAAGAGGCGAACGAACTATGTTGAAAAAAAAGAAAGCCCCGAAGCAGACGGCAGCGCAGGTGGCATCAACGCAGAAAACAACCGAACGCAAGGAGTTGGTGGATGAACTATGGCTGAAAAACATCGTGTTCGAGACCTCAGCCGCGGCCAACAGCATGGCCGACAACCAGGGGAACATCAACCATGTCAACGCCGCATTCCTGCGCCTGTGGGGTTACCGGACTGAGGAAGAGGCCATGGGGAAATCGGTGGCCAGCTTCTTCTCAAATGTAAAGGATGCCGAGCCGGTAATGGAGTCCCTGAGCACCACCGGGCGATGGGAGGGGGAATTCCTGGCCAAACGCACCGATGGCTCTACCTTCATCACCCGGGGGGCGGCCATCGTCATCCGGGACGAAAGCGGGAAGCAGATCGGGTATCACTCGTCGAACATCGACGTCACCGGGGAACGGCGGGCGCAAGAGGAACTGAAGGAGAAGAATGAAGAGATGGAGGCCGCCAATCAGGAATTATCGGCTGCCAACGAAGAGCTGATCGCCTCGGAGGAGGAGCTAAAAGCTAATGAGGAGGAGCTGCAGCGCCAGAATGAAGAGCTGGTGAGAAGCCAGGCTGAGCTAAAGGATAGCGAGTCCCGATTGCATCTGCTGATAGACGGCGTGAAAGACTACGGGCTATATATGTTGGACACGGGGGGCACTGTGGTTAGCTGGAATGAGGGAGCTGAGCGGATGAAAGGCTACCGGTCCGAAGAGATCATCGGTCAATCCTTCTCGAAATTCTTTACTCCGGAGGATCAGCAGAACAATACATCGCAACGCCTGATAGACGCTGCCACGACGCAGGGACGTGTTGAGGACGAAGGTTGGCGGGTACGAAAGGATGGCTCGCGTTTCTGGGCTGATGCAATTATTACGGCACTTTATGCCCCGGATGGCTCACTGCAAGGTTTTGCCAAGATTACCCGGGATCTCACGGAAAACAAGCGGGCTGAAGACCAGCTCAAGCAGCTAAACGAGGAACTGGAATTACGGGTACAGCAGCGCACCATCCAGCTGGAGGCCAGCAACAATGAGCTGGAATCCTTTGCCTATTCGGTGTCCCACGACCTGCGGGTGCCGTTGCGGGCCATTGACGGGTTCACCAAGATCATAACCGAAGATTATAAGGAAATATTCGACGAAGAGGGCAAGAGGCTGCTGGGGGTGATACGCACCAACACCCGGAAGATGGGCCAACTGATTGAAGACCTTCTTTTATTCTCCAAGGTGGGCCGTCAGGAGCTGGCCGGGATTGAAATTGACATGAGATCCTTGGCCGAAACGGTATCTAAAGAGTTCAAAGTCCAGAATGAAGGCCGGAATATAATTTTCAAGACAGGCTCTCTTCCCTCTTCAAAAGGCGATCCGGCCATGCTGCGGCAAGTGCTGGCCAACCTGGTAGGCAATGCGGTAAAATTCACCCGGCCCCGGGAAGAAGCGCTGGTGGAGATCGCGGGGACGACACAGGGCAGCGAAAACATCTACTCGGTGAAGGATAACGGGGTGGGTTTCGACATGCAGTATGTGTCAAAACTATTCGGGGTCTTTCAGCGCCTGCACAGCCAGGTGGAATTCGAGGGCACCGGGGTGGGGCTGGCCATCGTTCAAAGGATAATCCTTAAGCACGGCGGGCGGGTTTGGGCCGAGGGCAAGGTGGGGGAGGGGGCTACGCTATTTTTTGCCCTGCCCAATACCGCACAGCAACAGGGATAATGAAGTAAACCTTCTGTGTAACGCATATGGCGCTCCGCAGATAAAAAGAAAGGAAATCAACATGGAAACCAAACAGGTGGAAATTCTGCTGGTCGAGGACAACCAGACCGACGCCGAACTGACCATGAGGGCGCTCAAGAAAAACAATCTGGCCAATTTGGTCAAATGGGTTAAGGACGGGGCCGAAGCCCTGGACTACCTGTTCGCCCAGGGCCAATATTCGGATAATAAAGTGAATAACCCTCCCAAAGTGATACTGTTGGATCTGAGGCTGCCCAAGGTTGACGGCCTGGAGGTGCTTAAAAAGGTCAAGGGCGACGAACGCACCAGATTGATCCCGGTGGTGGTGCTTACTTCCTCCAAAGAGGAGCGGGACATCGTGGAGAGCTACAAGCTGGGGGTCAACAGTTATATCAGCAAGCCGGTGGAGTTTGAGGAATTCGTGAAAAAGGTGGGAGAACTGGGGTTGTATTGGGTGCTGTTGAACCAACCGCCGCAGTGACCAGTTGTTGTCACCCTGAGGATGGCAAGCATGCCTGATAAACCGAACGGGCGACAATGGTATGATCTTTCATTCTGTCGGGCGTGATGCAATCTCAGGATGACAGGACATTATCACCCTGAGTATGGCAAGCATTCCTTACAAGCCGAACGGGCGACAATGCGGCCATCCTTCATCCAGCCAGGCACGGTGCATTGCTCAGGATGACATTTATCAGTGATACGAGTCAGATGGTTAAAAACTGGAGAAACGAAGATGAGCGAGCCGATAAAAATACTAATTTTGGAAGATGTGCCCAGCGACGCCGAGCTGGTGCAGCATGAACTGCGGAGGGCCGGCCTGCTGTTCAATGCCGTTCGGACGGACACCAAGGAAGGTTTTGTCGATCAGTTGGAACGCTATCGGCCGGATATCATCCTCTCTGACTGGCGCCTGCCATCGTTCGACGGTCTGTCTGCGCTGGAGGTTGTCAAGAAACTTTCCCCCGACACGCCATTCATCATCGTCTCAGGTTCCATCGGCGAGGAGCAGGCGGTGGAGGCCATCAAGAGGGGCGCCAGCGATTACATCATAAAAGATCGTATGCCCAAGCTGGGTTCGGCAATTGAACGGGCGCTGCAGGAGGCCAGTGAACGTAAGCAATTGAAACAAGGCAGGGATTTATTGACTGCCAAAAACTTGGAGTTGGAAACTGCCCGAAGCCAGATAGATGATGCCCTGCAAACCAGCGAGCGCTCCCGCATGGCGCTGCTCAGCGTGCTGGAGGACCAGAAGCAGACTGAAGAAACCCTCAGGCACAGCCAGGATCGCTATCGGACTCTGATAGAATCTCAGCGGGACCTGATCACCCGCTGGCTGCCTGACACCACCCTGACCTTCGTCAACCAGAATTACTGCGACTTCATAGGCAAGGGGCAGGAGGAGTTGCTGGGAAAGTCCTGGATATTTCTTCTGCCGGTGGAAGAACGAGATAAGGTCAAAATAGATTATCAGGAGCTGGCCCAGAATCCCAGGATCAATGAATACGAGCATCAGACAACGGCGGCGGACGGCACACTGCGATGGACGGCATGGAGTGAGGTGCCGATCCTTGATAAATCGGGAAACCTTATGGAATTCCAATCGGTGGGGCGCGATATTACCAGGATCAAACAGTTCGAGATGCAGATCCGAGAATCTCTGAAGGAAAAAGAGGTGCTGCTCAAGGAGATCCATCACCGGGTGAAGAATAATCTGCAGATCATCGTCAGCCTACTGAACCTGCAGACCGGTTACGTGGATGACCCGCGTTATAAGAAGATGTTCATGGAAAGCCAGAACCGGGTACGCTCCATGGCACTGGTTCACGAGAAACTGTATAAATCCAAGGATCTGGCCGGCATAGATTTTTCTGATTACGTCGGCGGGTTGATGAACGATCTTTATTCAACCTATGGATCCACCCAGGACCAGGTCGAACTGACCACCGATATTCTAAAAGAAAAACTCCCCATAGATATCGCCATTCCCTGCGGGCTGATCATCAACGAACTTGCTTCGAACAGCTTCAAGTACGCTTTTAAGAGCGGTAAGGGGAAAGGCAGGATAGGGATATCTTTAGTTAAAGATAAATCCGATATTTATACATTGGAGGTCAGCGACGACGGGCCGGGGATAAGCGCCGACCTGGACCTGAAAAACTCGCCTACCCTGGGGCTTCAATTGGTGGATTCTTTGGTGGGACAGTTAGACGCCAGCATCAAGATAACCGGGAAGGGCGGGACCAGGGTGACCATAAAGTTTAAGGCTCAAAGTTAAAAGTTTAAAGAATAAAAGGCGATTTGCGTATTCAGTATACAGGAGACAGGAGTCAGTAGCTGAGGGCATACAAATCTTGTCACACTGAGAAGACCTGCTTGCCCGGCAGGTTGAATGTGTGCGCATAGAATCCAGAATATTGAATGTAGAAGATCGTCATCCTGAGGATGGTATTCATTCTGATTGACGAAGGATCTGCGCCGGGT is part of the Candidatus Edwardsbacteria bacterium genome and encodes:
- a CDS encoding PAS domain S-box protein, with product MNKRQVMEKIPFKLLAVFGLLLAAILAGGYLYYKQQNAQTVEYIKNELQTISEYKVNQIYDWRKERFGDAFVLTSSEILIFSVRRWLKDPTDKTLYNYIYTRLDAFRIYDTYKDVILVDPAGKIRFFMNQKTNENISPSTLSIVKEAVRKREILFSDFYYCDNCQEVNLDVVAPLFDQNGLAATVILRIDPSKFLYPFVQSWPRPSRTGETVLVRRDGDEVLFLNDLRHQKNAALTFRLPLSDTLLPATMAVLGQEGLVEGLDYRKVPVLASIRQIKGSSWYMVVKINKEEIYTPLYRQKRNIAIAVVALLAATFLALGFLWQSDRRGFYKKQYKQELERQALIKHYDYLAKYANDIILLSNDKYQLVEVNDRAVEAYGYSREELIGKSAEIFRSEESKPLFKRQMEEMQKKGGMIFETVQRRKDGSTFPVEISARPMEIEGKRYMQAIVRDITERKQYELAIKERNQELKAANEELQVGEEELRHTNEELEKNYCELEAANQQLTASEEEIKQSAVKWAITFDAIMDGVSLLDAEQNILQANKAFADYLGLSYADIIGRKCYELIHSDGRPDENCPFARMMQSKKRETMELSIGDRIFDVLVDPIIGPSGAITSAVHIISDITERKKAQAKLQEQLSELQRWQNTMLDREDRVMELKKEINELLAKLGQPKKYGE
- the tnpA gene encoding IS200/IS605 family transposase codes for the protein MANTYTQIYIHTVFAVRHRLNLILPAHSEEIRKYMTGVVTNLGSKLIAINNMPDHFHLLIGLQPEISLSELIGKVKSGSSGFINQQRLAPGRFEWQKGFGAFSYARSQLDTVIGYVDRQQEHHRKKTFMEEYLALLAEYGIDYDQRYILKEPE
- a CDS encoding transporter substrate-binding domain-containing protein, coding for MSNQQNNQKVSVILLAVAALLFSINLAGAVTNDLPAKTAVPARPILVFGSDQDYPPYEWLDKNGQPQGFNVDLIRAIGQAMGYEVTVRLGPWARIREDLEIHGTVDVADMFFTEQRAKRVDFAEPFWVVHDEIFVRQGEKEIKSLDDLAGREVLCQEGGSIYDLLREDVPAAKLILVGSDPEALRRLASGRHDCAVVGSVVGRYTINRSGLSNLTATSQPLWPRDYCFVTAKGRPQLLADLNLGLAILKETGRFDEIYDKWFKEYLPRKPWLDKFLKYLPLLAFGLAALAIAVAAWILTLRHQVRGRTQKLQRTLLLLNEAQSITKLGGWEYDAATRRVTWTDEVYRIYGVPKNYDPAQPEQNIQFYAPEDRARVTDAFRRAVEQGESYDLDLRLITAQGVKKWVRTIGRAERRGEKIVRVSGNIMDITDRKQASEDLKASNLELISARNQTEEALRTSERSRLALLSVLEDEKQTEQELRESEERFRALHNASFGGIAIHDKGKILECNQGLSEITGYSMEELIGMDGMLLINKDSRDLVMENILAGYEKPYEALGLRKNGETYPIRLEARNIPYKGKSVRTVEFRDITERNRAEEKMKGQLAELQRWQNTMLDREDRVMELKKEINELLEKLGQPKKYGK
- a CDS encoding PAS domain S-box protein, with translation MLKKKKAPKQTAAQVASTQKTTERKELVDELWLKNIVFETSAAANSMADNQGNINHVNAAFLRLWGYRTEEEAMGKSVASFFSNVKDAEPVMESLSTTGRWEGEFLAKRTDGSTFITRGAAIVIRDESGKQIGYHSSNIDVTGERRAQEELKEKNEEMEAANQELSAANEELIASEEELKANEEELQRQNEELVRSQAELKDSESRLHLLIDGVKDYGLYMLDTGGTVVSWNEGAERMKGYRSEEIIGQSFSKFFTPEDQQNNTSQRLIDAATTQGRVEDEGWRVRKDGSRFWADAIITALYAPDGSLQGFAKITRDLTENKRAEDQLKQLNEELELRVQQRTIQLEASNNELESFAYSVSHDLRVPLRAIDGFTKIITEDYKEIFDEEGKRLLGVIRTNTRKMGQLIEDLLLFSKVGRQELAGIEIDMRSLAETVSKEFKVQNEGRNIIFKTGSLPSSKGDPAMLRQVLANLVGNAVKFTRPREEALVEIAGTTQGSENIYSVKDNGVGFDMQYVSKLFGVFQRLHSQVEFEGTGVGLAIVQRIILKHGGRVWAEGKVGEGATLFFALPNTAQQQG
- a CDS encoding response regulator, which gives rise to METKQVEILLVEDNQTDAELTMRALKKNNLANLVKWVKDGAEALDYLFAQGQYSDNKVNNPPKVILLDLRLPKVDGLEVLKKVKGDERTRLIPVVVLTSSKEERDIVESYKLGVNSYISKPVEFEEFVKKVGELGLYWVLLNQPPQ
- a CDS encoding PAS domain S-box protein → MSEPIKILILEDVPSDAELVQHELRRAGLLFNAVRTDTKEGFVDQLERYRPDIILSDWRLPSFDGLSALEVVKKLSPDTPFIIVSGSIGEEQAVEAIKRGASDYIIKDRMPKLGSAIERALQEASERKQLKQGRDLLTAKNLELETARSQIDDALQTSERSRMALLSVLEDQKQTEETLRHSQDRYRTLIESQRDLITRWLPDTTLTFVNQNYCDFIGKGQEELLGKSWIFLLPVEERDKVKIDYQELAQNPRINEYEHQTTAADGTLRWTAWSEVPILDKSGNLMEFQSVGRDITRIKQFEMQIRESLKEKEVLLKEIHHRVKNNLQIIVSLLNLQTGYVDDPRYKKMFMESQNRVRSMALVHEKLYKSKDLAGIDFSDYVGGLMNDLYSTYGSTQDQVELTTDILKEKLPIDIAIPCGLIINELASNSFKYAFKSGKGKGRIGISLVKDKSDIYTLEVSDDGPGISADLDLKNSPTLGLQLVDSLVGQLDASIKITGKGGTRVTIKFKAQS